Genomic window (Grus americana isolate bGruAme1 chromosome 10, bGruAme1.mat, whole genome shotgun sequence):
TGGAGGCTGCTGAGCATCTCTCAGGGGAGCTTCCACCGCAGATGAATAAGCAGGCAAGCCCATAAGAAAAAGGGAGTGGATTTGGTAATATGGTGGACCTTGGATACCCCATTAACAcagagcaacgaagctggtgatGATAAATGTCAGTGAAAGCATGGCTGTACTCTGGTACCTCTTGACAGTGGTATAAATATCTTTTGAAGATCCATAAAATGGTTTGTACCATGGAGCAAgctgccctggcaggcagccacactgtctcttttcttccatgtcCCCTGGAAGGAAGCCACCCACCCCTCTGCAGGCACCACTGGTGACCAGGACATCTCTGGAGATGAGGAGGTGGACAGCAGAAGAGTGGCATTTCCCAGGCAGAAACAGCCTCCCTGCCTTGCACTGAAGCAGCGGTCTACAGGGACCTGTGTGTCGACACTGGAAAAGACATCTGGATTGAAGGAGGATGTAACAGCCGAGATTTCCTAAACTAGAGGGGTGGGCAATGTCTCCTGCCAGAGGTCCTAGGCTTGAAGACTCAGAAAATAATGCCTTTGCCAGGGGCATGGTTGTCTCCAGGACACAGAGCATGCTCACCACAAAGAAGAACATACTGCTCTCACCGGGACGCAGCCTTAGGCGGGAAATAttaagggaaaagagaaggaagaggccACTGCTCTGACATGAGCTGCTCTGATTCAGCCCCAGCGCTGGAAGGAAGCCAGGCCAGAGGATCTGCCCTGCCCATCATGCAGCAAATGTGACATTACCTACTTCCAGGGCAGGTGGTGGACATgcctccaccagcagcaggagggcttGGGATGCCTGGGTACGGGCACACCCATCGAGATGAGCACCCAGGAGATCTGTGGAGGGATTTTCAAGAGAGAACAAAGAGTAATAAAACGCAGATGAAGGAGGAGAAGCCAAGGCTGAAAAGTAAGGGCAGCATCATCCTGGAACCCTCGATGTGGGCTCTTGTTCCTGTGGCTGCATGAGTCACCTCTGTCCCTCCCAAGCTCTCAGCGTTGGGCCTCGAGCTGCGTGTGCAGTCATGCTTGACCCTCTGCTAGCAGAGCTGCACTTCGAGACCTCCCAAGCAGCAAGAGCTGCTATTTTTGAGGCACTTGAAGATCTAAGAAGCACTTCTGCCTGGCACGCCTGGTGTCTCCCAAACCTCCGTGTACAGCAAGAAGACCATGGGGGCTCAACAGTGGTCCCAGCAATGGACCAAACTCCTCACGAAGTGCCCTGCTCAAAACACCGGTGTGCAGCAGATACAGCTGGATTCAGCCGTTTGTAGCATCTGCCCACTCactaatatattttatactgtCTCTCTGGCAGAAATACCTCCAGAGGCAGCGTCCTGGAGCAACAGGAGAGACAGGCTGTCCACATTTCCAAGTGGCCACAAAAGTTGCTCTCAGGCAGCAAAACCCCACTCCTCTCCTACAGCTGGCCTCCGGTTTGCTGACCAGCTTGGGAAAGGAAGTCCTCATGCTGGAGATGCACACAGGACGCAGCAGCGATACCATCAGACCTGTCAGGACTGCGATAACATCTTGGTACACCTGGCCTAAGTGAATCACCGCTAAGCACAGAACCTGACAGATCTGCAGGTGACCAAATGAGAAGGTTACCGTATTGTTTAGAGATTCAGACACTTGAGAAGGATCAGGTCTTTCAAATTTTAAACCTTACTGTGGCCAAACCCCACACAACTCTTGGGAAACTGGTCAATTGTACAATAAAAGGGTTGCATCTTGCCTCTAgtcagaaatttgttttcacttcCCGGCCACTGAAGCTAATTAAAGTTTTGGCTGCCAGACTAAGAGTAGCCCGCTCTTGTACCTCTGCTCCCACGGAAGTTATCAAATTACATTTAAGCTTCTCATGATGGTTTATGAGCCAACTTAACAGGCAAATATTCTTGAAGCCCTCACACTTCCTATGTTGATCTTCTTTCACAAAGGAGTTGAACTCTGTCCAATTATTTATCTTCCCTGTCCCTGATTTCCAGGGTTTTTGGAGGCACCAGCAGCCAGGACTTCAGATTTAGATAGCACAAGGGTAATAGTTTCCCTTAAGCAGGAATTAGTAAGTCTACCTTTACTGACAGAGTAAGGCAAGACAGCCCAACACCACAATACGAATACCCAAACTGTCACTCCACTTGCTTGGGAATAAGGCTGCTCTTTTACATGCCTCtaaggagaaaagcagcttttcagagcAACAGCAATGTCCACGGCAAGGCAGAAGGACGGGAGAAGGTTGCCCATAAATATCAATCTCAGCAGTGGAGTGGAGAAAGCCATAGACCTTAGGGAAGAGTAGATGAGGACCCATGAAACAAACCGATCTTCTGCACCCAACTGCAGCCCGTTAAATACATCAGACATACATCCCCCTGGCCCAAAAGGGAGAACACCAGTCTGCCAGGAAGAAAGCACTTCAGGGAGAAGAGCAAAGTTTATCAGCAGCACTATACTTTTTATCAGACAAGCTGCCGTATCTGGGAGGAAAGGCAAGCTTTGACGCAAAGCCTTTGGAAGGGTAGGGCTGCGCATTAGTCTGTAGCTACAGTGCCAGCCGTTCTCTGGGAGTCCCAGAGAAGGGACCGGACCCCTCGGCAGAGATGTAACTTTCCAAAATTCGTTGACTCCAGGTGTGACAAAGACACTCACTGCAGAAGCTGTACGAGATGAGTTCTCCCCAGGTCAGGAAAAAGCTCTTCTGGATATTTCTATATTGATGTGCGGCTtgtcaaaacaaacacaaacatttaaagCCTTAAGTGCTGCACAGACAAAGCTCTTCACAGAcaaatacataataaaaattCCAGGCAATGAATTCAAAGAATCTGGTAGCAAAGTACAAGAGGGCCTTTGTGGGCAGACAGTTACCTCACAGGTGTGGGCTCCTAAAGCCAACACAAAAAGCAGTTCCTTGAGAAGGGCAGCAAAATCCCCTGCGGCAACGAGCCAGACTCAACTCATTCCTTTGCTCATGTCACGTACGTATATTTGACTAGGGACAGCACCTCCATGGGTGTCTCTGAGCATCTCAGCCAAACACCTCTCAGGTGGGAGATATCCACAAGTCAGGATCATTACCTAGGCCAAGGCATAAAGATAAGAAGGGGTTGATGCCATGTAGCTGAGCTTGCTGACCATACAAACCACGTACCAAGAACTTCCTACAGCCACCTGGAGCCCTGTGGCACATGCTATACAGATCTGCTGGCCAGTGGTCCCCAGGAACAGTCTACAGGCAGAGGCTACAGCAGCTCCAGTGTTACAGGGAAGACTACATCCAGGCAGGATGGGGTGGCAGGCTGAACCAGCTGCCTCAGCCCCACCAACCCCTGCCAGCTCACCAAGCCCTTCTCCACCCAAGGACCAGGTcacccaccagcccctgcaccGGCTCAGCTCAGCAGCAAGGTTCCTCATACATGATTCaagaggcagagctgcttttcctgctaTAGCAACCATCATCCTCAAATTACAACACTTTGCAAAATCTGAGGCCTGGACTATCACGTCCACCAAGCACACGCCTAAAGGGTGGGGCCAGCAGAGCAAAAAATGCCACGGACTCGGCAGCAAGAGGTTTTAGGGAGGAGAAGGCAATAATCTGCTTTAGGTCTTGTCATGAGCCACTGCTGAAGGATGCTTCCGCAAAGGCAAGAGGGTGGGACCTGAATTTTGTCTCTAAACCCGAAGATGGATACACAGTGATAGAGGTCAAAAATATACCTGGCCCCAAGTGTGGGAGGTGAAGTAACAGCCTTCTGAAAGGTCCATGTTGGGTCTTTGGCCCCAAAAACGCTGCAGAAACCTGTGCTCATTGTCCAGTCGTACCTGTAACCGCTCCCTCCAGCCACCACTGCTCAGAAGGATCAAAGAGTAGCGGAAACACCACTCCCAGGCCCTGTCCAAACCTCAGGTGGAAATTTCAATCAGGGAACCTCTCGAGGTTACTCCAGCTCTCAATTCTTCTGGGCAAGCTCCACAGAGAAGAGCCTGACCTTTGAGGAGAGGTGCTGGGTTAGCAGGGCAAAGAGAAGGGGGAATCGAACGGCTTTCTGCAACAACCAGAAGGGCAGCTGCAAAGACGATGGAGACTCATTTCAGTTGTTACAGACAATACAAGGGGAAATACCCACAAATGTTTGTGAGTGGACTCCAGAAAAAGCGTCTTCATTAGGAGGTGGTGCAATCCTGGAGTAGGTACCCAGAGAGACGTGATCTCCATCCTCAGCGGTTTTCCAGGCACAGACAAAAACATGGCTGCAAGCAGCAGTGGACTAGAAACCTCCAAGGCACAGTTAGGCAAGGAAGgctcatttctgaaatgcagggACCCCGAAAAGGCCATTTCAGTCATTGCGGATAATCAGTGGAAAATGATCCCCCCAGCAGGACAGCAGAAGGAAGGGTAGCAAAAGAGAACGAGAGAGGGACACAGTGTGGCTAGGCCATCACCCAGCACTacaagaggaaggagaaaaacctgCTCAGAGCAAACCTCCAAGAATAGCTCCAAACAGAGTATAAAATATACTGCATTGCCTGATCTGCATGTGAAGACTAGAAGCAGATATAATCAAGGTCTACAAGCACTACAGGGAAGACGAAACCCGATACTCAAGACTTGATCTATGAGACAAAGGTAAAACACAAAGCCGAGGTCAGAAGAGCTCAAAacggaagaaaaaaaaaaaaagggaaaccaGTCGATGATCGGAGGCACCAGGAGCAAGTGGAGCTTCTGTAACTCAGAGCTTTGTCATACAGATGCATTGCCTCTTCCCAAAAGACCTGCTCAAAGTCTGAAAAAGGTCTCTAGGCTTGATCCAAGGACCACTCATCAGCCTCTGGTTTATTCTCCTTGAAGCACTGTAGCTACTCCACCCGCACAACTTGTCTGCTAGGAAGCAGAAGTTATTACCCTGGTCCACTAACCTAGCAGAGAAGCACCAGTTGCAACCTGCACTTTTTTACAGATCCCCATTAGTGCAAAGATCAAGGTCTTGTCCTGGGGAATGGAGTGTTTATTAGGATTCCCTCCTACTCCACTCATGAACAGACTTTGCACTGTGCTTgggctgccttccccagcagtTACCTTGAAGGAATAACGTGGAACTAGTCAAAGTGTTGTATTGTGGGAAACAGGCACATTCTAAAGGATTAAAGGGACTTACCTGTAATTACCACAGCTGCTGCACCCATCATCTTAGCAACAAGCACGTTAACAAGGCCAATTGGTCCTGGGTAcaagggggagaaagaaaacttatACAACGGCCAGACAGCACCAGCCACAGGCTCTGAACGTGCCCAGAGCTCAGCATGTTCCTAGGCTAAAGGAGGCTCCAACTGTGTTTCCAGGCAGGCGGCTCTGGGATCACAGCATCACCGCGATCCCAGGGCACTGAGACCAGCTGCTGAGAGAGCAGCTATTGCCACACGAGGGACTCCGCAAGGAAAACATCAACCACTCCTCTGGTCCCTCGAGCTGGAGGGCTCAACACAGCCAGACACCGCACTTTGCATTTGGGCTGCTCAAAATGCAGCACTGTAGCGTATCATGAGCAAGGACAGCCTCAAGGTTCCCCTTGGCATCCCCATAACTCTGCCATGACCCACGCTTACAGCAGAGCCTAGAAGCACAGCCTGCACCCCATCCACCTCCCTCCATGCCGCGGCAGGCAGAGAACCCAAGAACTGAATATATTCACCATACCAGAGCCAGACACAAAGACCTTGCTTCCCAGAGTGACTCCGGCCCTTTTGCAGGCGTGGATTCCCACCGAAAGAGGCTCGATAAGGGCTCCTTCTTCAAAGGTGACATTATCTGGAAGCCTGCAAGAACCAGACACAAGCACCAGTCACCAAAGAGGTTTATGAGGGCAAAGAGGAAAGCCATGACACTCAATGACCAAACATGGGTCTAAATCACAGTGGCAAAATACACTCTCACCCTCGGTGTGAGAAATGCAGGGCTGGAAGGTGTTTCAGGAGGTTACAttgcctccttccctcctctgatGCAGCATCAAGTACACCTAAACCATTTACCAGTGAGGTTTGCCTAAGCACCAAACACAGGGATCCACAAACTTCCCCACACCATGTCTCTTGGTGAGTCAACCCTAAAACCCCTTTGCCGCTCATTCCCTTTGGAATAAACCCCACAGCTGCGTACGCACCACCTAAAAGGCTGCCCTATGGCTGGGACCCATCAGTGAGCTCCCAGATTCCTCATGTGGGTTGACTCATTCAGCTCCACGCTTTTAGAAAACATCTTACTGTCAACAGTGATGCCACAAAACAAAGGCAGCCAGACCCAGGTCTCCCCATCACGCCCTAGATGTCCTCCTCTGATGCACCAAGTGCTTCAAACAGTGGACTGGTCCCAGCACGCACCCTCCCAGCAGTCATGGAAAATGTTTACAGTGGGTATCTATCAAACGTCTTTTGGACAGAAACAGCACCGTAACGCAGCTAGCATCAGTGATGGAAAAAAGCAGAGGGGGGCAAAACCCTTCTGAACTGCTGACAAAGTAAATCCCAGCCCCACAAGCTGCCCTCCAGAAAGCCACCGGCATGGGCTCTCACACAGCAGGTGTGGGGAGCTGTGTCTGCATGGAAAGTCTGACAGCCCTGGGAAGCTTGAGGCCAGATCTCAGCCAGGCCAACACAAAGACAGCGTAAGTGGCAGTTGTAGGAAAGCAGCTGTAAGATGTCTATAAGTCCCTTATCTCCAGGAGGCACCGAAGAGATGACTCCAAGAGTTTGGTTGCCTGAGAGTTTGGCATCACATCTGCTCCAACTGGGTCTGGGTTGTCAGTGGGGAGGGCAGCTTTGTGGCACGATCCCACCTCCACCAAATTACTCAGAGtacctgtcctggtttcagctgagagggttaattttcttcatagtagctagtatggctatccatgttttggatttgtgctggagacagtgttgataatatagagacgtttttgttctatggacctattgttgagcagtgcttacacagagccaaggccttttctgcttctcgcactgccctgccagtgggatggctgggggtgcacaagaagttgggaggagacacagacaggacagctgacccaaactgaccaaagggatattccataccatatgacgtcatgctcagtgtataaggagcttgggggaagaggaaggggggggcgCAGCagcattcggagtgatggcgtttgtcttcccaagtaaccgttatgcgtgatggagccctgctttcctggagatggctgaacacctgcctgcccacggcaagtggggaatgaattccttgctctgcttgtgcgcgcggcttttgctttacctattaaattgtctttatctcaacccacgagttttctcactttaacttttccaattctctcccccatcctgatgggggacagggagtgagtggctgcgtggtgctcagctgccggctggggtaaaaccacgacagtacCCACCACAGAGCCTGCAGAAGGACAGACAACACCTGCCCAAATATGCAAGAGGCCACTGAGCTCAGCCATCATCTGTTTTTTTTGGCAAATCTGTGCTGGCAGAGTGACTTCATGCCAGGGGATGAATTCTGCTCTGCATCAGATGGCCACGGCATTGCTGAGCTGAAACCAGGAGCACCAGatcacagcttaaaaaaaaaaaattagccaaAGTAATATTTAGTCAAATTGGcgaaaaaagcaaaagcctggAAGCAGACAGCTAGAAACCAGCCGCTTCCTCTCAAGCAAAAACTTGTGATGTTgtcagaaaacattattttaacacCACAGAGAAAATGAGTGACAGCGGGTCTGGACAGTGAGAAGTTGGTCCCGTCCAGACCAGCATCTCATCCTGACAGCAGCTGCTTGGGATCCGCTTTGAAAGGATCTTCCTGCCTGAGGACCCTCATGAGAAGACCATTCAAGTGCCTCCTTCCGATTTGATCCTGAACGCTTCCTCTGCAGACATCAAAGACCAATCCCGAGAACATTCCTGCTCATGGAAGTACCAGCTCCATGAGAAAAGAACCAGAGAAAGAACAATGTCCACAGGTAGAACGGTCTCATGGGGCCACTATTTTTAGACTATCTTTATCTCCTTGTATAAATGCAATTATGTGGGTATAACACTGCAAAGGGTTATTCAGATTTCTGGCAAATTTGCCAGAGTACTTAAGCATGGACTTGCTTTTAAGCAAATGTGTCAGCTCTCCCACAATTAAGAACATACTCGAGTTTGCTGACCCAGGTATGAAAACAGATGTGTAATGCTGGCAGCTTAGTGGGGCCACTCAGCGCaagacaaaagcagcagcttagcAGGGACActgctttctgttcctcttcTGCTCTAAGTGGGATGATTTTGTTTCGAATGACAGAGCGAGGTGTCAGCAGCCGATGTGGTGcttcctgaaaagcagcagtaaagCTAGCTCAGCTCAAAGACTCAGACAAAGGCCTTCAGGCACCGTCCTAAGAAGGCAAGGATataaaaagacagcagaaaagaaaccaaatgtAGGGAGcaaatgggaaaaggaaaataattaaagggTAAAACCGTGGTAACATCCCAGGAAACATGcaagaaatgtttgtttatgTCTGGCACCAGAGGGGATAAACTACACCTGCCTGACAAACCTTTTGCAAAGTGGCTGCCATCCAAGCCTTGTACATGTTATTTATGGATCAGAAAGCAATAAAACCTGTTGTGTTCAAGTAAAGAGTGCTCACTGTGATACTCAAAAGGGCCAAGAGGCAATTGCTTAGCTAATCCCCTCCAGGGAGTATATAATTCTGTGCAGAGGGAGCACGGACTGACTTGTAGCAGTAGCTGGCACTGTGCTTGTAGTAGCGGCACAAGTTCCCGTCGTCAGGCGGCGTCGCACAGAAGAAGATGGTTGGAGACAGGTTATAGTGGCCGGTTTTGCAGAACTCATCCATTTCTCTTGGGACACCGGGCTCGATGGCCACTCGATCACCTGCCAGGGTGAAAGCAGACTGTGTTACTCAGGAAGAAGGTGGGCACACAGGTGTGAGCAGCATCGAACAACCACGGAAGAGAGCGTGAAGCCCTGGCACAAGAGAAGCACAAGGGACATCTGCTAACTGAGAAAGATCACGCTGCACGCACCAGGCAAGTTCCTCACACTTCCTTCACGGCGGCCTCATCGCCAACATCTTCACAGTTACTTGAAAAGAGCTGGCGTTTCAGAGGCACAGACAGAGCAGACGGAACCTCTGTCACATACAAacctctctccagctgctttgCACTCAACCTTAGCAGATGAAAAAGCGGCCCTCACCCCAGGTAATCTCATGgtgatcagatttttttcagaatctgtAGGAACTGGAAGAGGAAGTAATTTGGACAAAGCAGGTGAGCTCTGCTGGCCACCACGCTGCCAGGTGGAAAGGGCTGTTCCTTGGGAAGAGAGCTGACAGTGCAGAACCGCACCCAGGACTGTTCCTTATCGAGGAACAGAGACATCCTGATGCTACAATGGAGTAGCCCAGGCTGCTGGAAGGACACATGCCACAGGATAaagattaattatttaattgcaATCATGAGGCAGGATGgactaaagaaaacaactgtgtGACCACAGTACAACTTGAAAGTACACAAGACAGCCCTTTTTATTTGGCAGAGGAAGTCAGTCAGAGTCAAATCTCTCAGCGAAGCTCTCAACCAACAGGCTTTCAGTCGGGCACAGTGAGAAGCAGGAGGACGGATCGAGGTAATGCACCGTCTCACCCGCTGCATCACCTGTGATATGGCCAACGGGGGATGTCTGGGGGTGAGAGGAGCAGGAAAAGCACGTACTGAACGTTCTGCCAGCCTCCCATTATActcagctctggggcctcccAAGCTGCATGTGGTTTCTTTGTATTTAGTAACCCTCAACAGTTTCTCCTCCACCTTCTACCATGTAAACTTTTAGCATCCACATCATCCTTTGCCAAGGAGGCCTGCAGGTCTGCTGCCTCTTAGGTCAATGCTGCTCCTGGCTCCCACCGTCCCTTGCTCTTGTATTGGAGAACAAGCCACCTTTATgtgccctctccctgccctccaggaGTCTTCAGACCTGTGTCACATGTCCTTGAGTTCCTCCAGCTCATAGCTCAAGTCATTCATCATAGAGATGCTGCTACACATCTCGTCATCTCCTTGTCCTCCCCTGAAACTTCTTCACTTGTTTGTATCCCGTTGGAAAGGAGGAGACCAGAACTGCATGCAGAGCTTCAGATGTGCAATGATGTCCTGTGATTGAGTCTCTGTCCCTTTCCTAACActgatttgcatttttcacCATTACTGAGCCAACGTTCACATCCTCTGTGTCAGAGCCAAAGGTCTCACTCTTCAGCAGTGATGGTCAGACCATCATGTTAGATATGAAGCTggttctgtttcttctgcattgAATTTCATCTGCATCTTATTGCCCAGGCACCCTTAATGTTTCTCTGTGACCCTCTCTGTAGCTCTCCCGTGTCCTCTCCACCCTGCCTAAGTTGTTATTATCAGCAAACTTTGCAAAATTCGCTGCTCAGCCCATTTTCTAGGACATTCATGAGCACAGCGAACTGTAGAGGTCACACCATGGGGCCTGGTACGGTTGCTCCAGTGACCTCTCTCCACTGCAGGAGGCCATTTGCTCCTTCAagaacacacacagagaagaaacattaaCAGCAGGTTGTTGGCAAGAGCAACATACATGATTTCTGAAGCTTTGTCTAGCTTCTTCAAAAGGCACCTTGTACCAGCAATACACTTTGCtctgcattaaaataaagtcaGACCAGCTCAAAATATCTCAGGATAAAGCAAACCTAAGAAATACCATGAACTACAGTGGCCAAGCGGGGTGATTAACAGCAGCACAGTGACACTCTTTGAAGGAGGTCAAACCGTACAATTCACAGCTCAAAACATCAGACAAATTTACCTAACACAGCCTTTCATCAACACATTCTCAGGATCTCATTAGTGGataacaaataaaaagacagttttGATTCCAGTTACCTGGTTTCAGATGAGTCACTCCTGATCCCACTTTGACGACAGTCCCGGAAGCTTCGTGCCCCAAGACCATGGGGTCCTTCACAACAAAATTCCCGATTCGACCGTGCTGCCAGTAGTGAACATCAGACCCACAGATCCCAACAGAATGCATCCGCAGGAGGACCTCtgccagaaaaggaaaaaaggttcCTTGTAATAAAACTTACCTTCTCGGACACTGGGAGAGCGAAACGTGTGCTTGTCCCTGCACCCCACAACAAAGGCAGAGCCAGCACTGAAACATCCAAATTTACTAGCATTAAATAAATGTACCAGAACTGCACGTGCACACATTAGGATGGATGGCATATTCATGAGATACCTGCTGAAATACAAAACTATACAAGGATTTACAAACCAGGAAAGCTTCAAATATGGTCAGAGGTCTGTCAACAAAAGCTAGTACAATCTAACAGGGGCGTAACTATTACTGGAGCAAGAATAAAAGAGCGAgtccatttaatttttccatctcCCTAAGCTACAATTTCAGCCCTGGAGAGTCAGTGAATCAAATTCCTATCAGCCCATATGCCTAGTCTATTAATATGTAGTCCTGCAATAAGATCATCTGACATGTCCCAAGAGCTGTTTAATGTGAAATACATGCACTGATGaaacaggaagcaaaaaaagCCAGATAAAGGGGTGTATCTGTCACTGCTCCAGCTCTTCAAGTAAAAACACAGCATTTGCGTTTCAGCCACACattctttttcagattattttataCTTTCTCAGAAAGATTTTATGTCTTTATAATATCAAGGAGCGACAAAAGAcaatgagaaaaggaagagattagtaaagaaaggagacagaagCAGTTATCTCTAGACCTACCATTGGGACCTGGTTCTGGGATCGGACGGTTTTCCtatggacaaaaagaaaaagaaaaaaagcattcagtTGCTTGTGCGTAGCCATGGGAATACCTTGTGGAAAGTCAGTCCAGGTTAGTCCATAAGCAGATCAGGTTTTTGGTTCTGTCTGCTTAATAAGACATTGCTGCGCAACAAGGAGGGATATGAATGTGCAGTCCACATTTCCTCCCTAAGCTCACCTCATTTTGCTTGCACAGTGGAGTATCGTGGGCATCCATTAAGAGTGAGCACACAGCCAGGTTGTAAATCCACTCTCCAACTTAATTTGCAGTcatttccccttccctgcccggAAAAGAGCCACATACTAAACCTTCCTGCCCTGGAACAGCTACAACTTTCAGCTGAATCCTTCATCCCACTGG
Coding sequences:
- the SORD gene encoding sorbitol dehydrogenase isoform X1 → MAAPGQNLAVVVHRAGDLRLENRPIPEPGPNEVLLRMHSVGICGSDVHYWQHGRIGNFVVKDPMVLGHEASGTVVKVGSGVTHLKPGDRVAIEPGVPREMDEFCKTGHYNLSPTIFFCATPPDDGNLCRYYKHSASYCYKLPDNVTFEEGALIEPLSVGIHACKRAGVTLGSKVFVSGSGPIGLVNVLVAKMMGAAAVVITDLSASRLQKAKEVGADFTIQIKNETPQEVASKVESLLGCMPEITVECTGVEACIQAGIYATRSGGTLVLVGLGPDMVTVPIVNAAVREVDIRGIFRYCNTWPVAIALLASKRINVKPLVTHRFPLEKALEAFETTKRGEGVKVMLKCDPTDHNP
- the SORD gene encoding sorbitol dehydrogenase isoform X2, coding for MAAPGQNLAVVVHRAGDLRLENRPIPEPGPNEVLLRMHSVGICGSDVHYWQHGRIGNFVVKDPMVLGHEASGTVVKVGSGVTHLKPGDRVAIEPGVPREMDEFCKTGHYNLSPTIFFCATPPDDGNLCRYYKHSASYCYKLPDNVTFEEGALIEPLSVGIHACKRAGVTLGSKVFVSGSGPIGLVNVLVAKMMGAAAVVITDFTIQIKNETPQEVASKVESLLGCMPEITVECTGVEACIQAGIYATRSGGTLVLVGLGPDMVTVPIVNAAVREVDIRGIFRYCNTWPVAIALLASKRINVKPLVTHRFPLEKALEAFETTKRGEGVKVMLKCDPTDHNP
- the SORD gene encoding sorbitol dehydrogenase isoform X3, whose product is MHSVGICGSDVHYWQHGRIGNFVVKDPMVLGHEASGTVVKVGSGVTHLKPGDRVAIEPGVPREMDEFCKTGHYNLSPTIFFCATPPDDGNLCRYYKHSASYCYKLPDNVTFEEGALIEPLSVGIHACKRAGVTLGSKVFVSGSGPIGLVNVLVAKMMGAAAVVITDLSASRLQKAKEVGADFTIQIKNETPQEVASKVESLLGCMPEITVECTGVEACIQAGIYATRSGGTLVLVGLGPDMVTVPIVNAAVREVDIRGIFRYCNTWPVAIALLASKRINVKPLVTHRFPLEKALEAFETTKRGEGVKVMLKCDPTDHNP